In Blastocatellia bacterium, a genomic segment contains:
- the pncA gene encoding bifunctional nicotinamidase/pyrazinamidase → MATKAALVIVDVQNDFLPGGSLAVPQGDEVIPVLNRYISLFRQRHLPIYFTRDWHPPETRHFRSGGGVWPPHCVQGTVGAEFHPELHIPSDAVIISKGMDPEEDSYSAFQGKTAEGMDFLDELKRRGIDHLYVGGLATDYCVRFTVLDARRAGFGVTVLEDGIRGVDLQSGDSQRALEEMKGAGAQSARFEDVSRELSRDEV, encoded by the coding sequence ATGGCGACAAAAGCGGCACTGGTCATTGTTGATGTACAGAACGATTTCTTACCGGGAGGATCCCTCGCGGTCCCGCAAGGGGATGAAGTGATTCCAGTCCTCAATCGCTACATCTCTCTTTTCCGGCAACGGCACCTCCCGATCTACTTCACGCGTGACTGGCATCCGCCAGAAACGCGCCATTTCCGGTCCGGAGGAGGGGTGTGGCCGCCGCATTGCGTTCAGGGAACGGTGGGCGCTGAGTTTCATCCGGAACTTCATATTCCATCAGATGCAGTGATCATCTCCAAGGGAATGGACCCTGAGGAAGACAGCTACTCTGCTTTTCAAGGCAAGACGGCCGAGGGGATGGATTTCCTCGATGAGTTGAAACGGCGTGGGATTGACCATCTTTATGTCGGAGGATTAGCCACGGATTATTGTGTACGCTTTACGGTCCTCGATGCACGACGCGCCGGTTTCGGCGTCACCGTTTTGGAGGATGGCATCCGGGGCGTGGACCTTCAGTCGGGCGATTCGCAGCGGGCGTTGGAGGAAATGAAGGGAGCGGGAGCCCAGTCGGCTCGCTTTGAGGATGTGAGCCGGGAGCTTTCACGAGATGAGGTTTAA
- a CDS encoding 30S ribosomal protein S1 codes for MRKPETIHLKREKLNERGISGMDVNNMEHAAGDAQTLVSSPAPTESDSPASAETFGALLGAYEEQVTLTVGQLLTGKVITINEDIAVIDIGYKTEGTVPAEELKQAVQEIGVGDEIPVLVKQVESPDGYVKLSYVEALRKVAWEMVEEAAKTGTPVKGRITERIKGGLRVNLGGLDAFLPASQVDLRQVRNFESWLGKNIEAKVIKINKRQRNVVLSRRAILEEEQNRRKAEILSELEEGYIVEGKIKSFADYGAFVDLGGVDGLLHITDISWKKISHPKDVFTVGEVVQVKILKLDRESGRINLGYKQLMPDPWDTVAERFPPGSRVAGKVTRLTNYGAFVEIEDGIEGLIHISEMTWDKRPKHPSKYVKVGQEVVVEVLQVDTPNRRLSLSLRQLEPDPWKLFAETHSEGARVRGRVRGLVDFGVFVEVERGIQGLVHITDLSRRRVKHPSEIVKKGQEVEAIVKEIDLNARRLSLSMKELEPDPWQEFFEQHRTGDIVKGRVVRFATFGAFIDLGNGVEGLCHISELADEHIAKPEEAVNIGDELEFRILKLDPAQKRIGLSARAARKGSEPTFVLGEDTGRIASLGELTQLGKEKIEE; via the coding sequence GTGAGAAAACCTGAGACAATCCACCTTAAACGCGAAAAATTGAACGAACGAGGGATTTCGGGAATGGATGTCAATAATATGGAGCACGCCGCAGGAGATGCGCAGACGCTTGTTTCCTCTCCTGCTCCCACGGAATCTGACTCTCCCGCTTCAGCCGAGACCTTCGGGGCCCTTCTGGGAGCCTATGAAGAGCAGGTGACGCTGACTGTCGGTCAGCTTCTCACCGGCAAGGTGATCACCATCAACGAGGACATCGCGGTCATTGACATCGGGTACAAGACCGAAGGAACGGTCCCCGCTGAGGAGCTAAAGCAAGCCGTTCAGGAAATCGGCGTGGGCGATGAGATCCCCGTCCTGGTCAAACAGGTCGAAAGTCCCGATGGCTACGTCAAGCTCTCCTACGTGGAAGCTCTCCGCAAAGTCGCCTGGGAGATGGTAGAGGAAGCGGCGAAGACGGGGACTCCGGTCAAGGGTCGAATCACCGAACGCATCAAGGGCGGTCTGAGGGTCAACCTCGGTGGATTGGACGCCTTCTTGCCGGCCAGTCAGGTTGACCTTCGTCAGGTGCGCAACTTTGAATCCTGGCTTGGTAAGAATATTGAAGCCAAGGTCATCAAGATCAACAAGCGCCAGAGGAATGTGGTGCTGTCCCGCCGCGCGATTCTCGAGGAGGAACAGAATCGTCGCAAAGCGGAGATCCTCTCCGAACTCGAAGAAGGTTACATCGTCGAAGGGAAGATCAAAAGCTTCGCCGATTATGGGGCGTTTGTGGATCTCGGCGGGGTGGACGGACTGCTCCACATCACCGACATCTCCTGGAAGAAAATCAGCCACCCGAAGGACGTTTTCACGGTGGGAGAAGTCGTCCAGGTCAAGATCCTCAAGCTGGACCGGGAATCGGGGCGCATCAATTTAGGCTACAAACAGCTCATGCCGGATCCCTGGGATACGGTGGCCGAGCGATTCCCGCCCGGATCGCGAGTCGCGGGCAAGGTGACGCGCCTGACCAACTACGGCGCCTTTGTGGAAATCGAGGATGGAATTGAGGGTCTCATCCACATCTCTGAGATGACCTGGGACAAACGCCCTAAGCACCCCTCCAAGTATGTCAAAGTCGGCCAGGAGGTGGTGGTCGAAGTGCTGCAGGTGGATACGCCCAACCGGCGACTCAGTTTGAGCCTGCGGCAACTGGAACCCGACCCCTGGAAGCTTTTTGCTGAAACCCATTCGGAAGGCGCCCGGGTTCGGGGCCGCGTCCGAGGATTGGTTGATTTCGGAGTTTTCGTCGAGGTCGAAAGAGGGATTCAGGGATTGGTTCACATCACGGACCTCTCCCGACGGCGCGTCAAGCACCCGTCGGAAATCGTGAAGAAGGGTCAAGAAGTTGAAGCAATCGTCAAAGAGATTGATCTGAACGCCCGACGGCTCAGCCTCTCGATGAAGGAGCTGGAACCGGATCCGTGGCAGGAGTTTTTTGAACAGCATCGCACCGGTGACATCGTCAAAGGCCGGGTGGTGCGGTTCGCCACCTTTGGTGCCTTCATTGATCTGGGCAACGGTGTGGAAGGACTCTGTCACATCTCGGAGCTTGCCGACGAGCATATCGCCAAGCCCGAAGAGGCCGTCAATATCGGGGATGAGCTGGAGTTTCGCATCCTCAAACTCGATCCCGCGCAAAAGCGCATCGGCCTCTCGGCACGAGCGGCCCGCAAAGGAAGCGAGCCGACATTCGTCTTGGGTGAAGATACGGGTCGCATCGCCAGCCTCGGTGAGCTGACGCAACTGGGCAAAGAGAAAATCGAAGAGTGA
- a CDS encoding aspartate aminotransferase family protein, whose product MTDHELRRKQKDYLFPCVSLYYEEPLILERGEGMYVWDDQGNRYLDCFGGVLTVSVGHAHPTVVAAVQDQVAKISHTSTLYINRPQADLAEKLAQLTPGRLQKSFFTNSGTEADETALVLARLYTGRQEIIALRHGYSGRSALTMSVAGQSPWRVGTPYIAGVVHALAPYCYRCPLKLTYPSCDIACARDVEELIQTTTSGKIAALIAEPIMGVGGFIVPPKEYFKVVVDIIRRYGGIFICDEVQTGWGRTGDKMFGIEHWDVQPDIMTFAKGLANGAPIGVTIATPEIADAYPTLTFSTFGGNPVSCRAALATIEVIEREDLPRNARIVGDYLREQLEALREAYPQVIGDVRGMGLMQAIELVKDPKTKEPNPEALRRVFEETKKRGVLIGRGGLYGNVIRIGPPLTATRDHIDELVAALTAAFHIVAEGS is encoded by the coding sequence ATGACCGATCACGAGCTTCGGAGAAAACAAAAGGACTACCTGTTTCCCTGCGTCAGTCTCTACTACGAGGAGCCTCTGATCCTCGAACGGGGCGAGGGGATGTACGTGTGGGATGATCAGGGGAATCGCTACCTCGATTGCTTCGGTGGCGTGTTGACCGTGAGTGTCGGACATGCTCACCCGACCGTCGTCGCCGCCGTCCAGGATCAGGTGGCAAAAATCTCCCATACCTCGACATTGTACATCAACCGTCCCCAGGCGGACCTCGCCGAAAAGCTCGCCCAGCTTACTCCCGGACGGTTGCAAAAAAGTTTCTTCACCAACAGCGGCACCGAGGCCGACGAGACAGCCCTGGTTCTCGCCCGCCTCTACACCGGACGGCAGGAGATCATCGCCCTCCGTCATGGCTACAGCGGGCGGTCGGCACTGACGATGAGCGTCGCGGGTCAATCGCCCTGGCGGGTGGGTACACCGTACATTGCCGGTGTCGTGCACGCGCTGGCTCCCTATTGCTACCGATGTCCCCTCAAACTCACCTATCCCTCCTGCGACATCGCCTGCGCACGAGATGTCGAAGAGTTGATTCAAACGACGACCTCGGGAAAGATCGCTGCTCTGATCGCCGAGCCCATCATGGGAGTTGGCGGATTCATCGTCCCGCCGAAAGAATACTTCAAGGTCGTCGTGGACATCATCCGCCGATATGGGGGGATTTTTATCTGCGATGAAGTGCAGACGGGATGGGGCCGAACGGGCGATAAGATGTTTGGCATCGAGCATTGGGACGTGCAGCCTGACATCATGACCTTCGCCAAAGGACTGGCCAACGGCGCTCCCATCGGAGTCACTATTGCCACGCCGGAGATCGCAGATGCCTATCCCACGCTCACCTTTTCAACCTTCGGTGGAAATCCCGTCTCGTGTCGGGCGGCATTGGCCACCATTGAAGTGATCGAGCGGGAGGATCTTCCCCGTAATGCCCGTATCGTTGGCGACTACCTGCGCGAGCAACTGGAGGCTTTGCGGGAGGCCTACCCCCAGGTCATCGGGGATGTGCGCGGGATGGGACTCATGCAGGCTATCGAGCTGGTCAAAGATCCTAAGACAAAGGAGCCCAATCCCGAGGCCCTGCGCCGTGTTTTTGAGGAAACGAAAAAACGAGGCGTCCTCATTGGCCGGGGCGGTCTGTATGGAAACGTCATTCGGATCGGCCCCCCTTTGACGGCCACGCGAGATCACATTGATGAGCTGGTTGCGGCTCTAACCGCCGCCTTCCATATCGTCGCTGAGGGAAGCTGA
- a CDS encoding methyltransferase domain-containing protein, whose translation MSDRLTARDIQAHYDQLALFYWLLWGEHIHHGYWEDGESESQAQVKLIERLAALARIPDGARVLDVGCGFGGAALWLAENYHCQVTGITLSPIQAWWARHRARRKNLHRQVTIHRGDVQKQTWPDASFDVIWIIECSEHLEDKRRFFQSCSRWLAPGGILALCAWMKGENLTAEDERNFIEPVCRGFLCPSLATMSEYGEWLGEAGIEILVTENATDRIVKTWEICRRRTEHPLVRWLLPWASPSIRRFVESFATIQSAFLHGTLVYGMMAGQKRPRR comes from the coding sequence ATGAGTGACCGCCTGACAGCACGGGATATTCAGGCCCACTACGACCAGCTCGCCCTCTTCTACTGGCTTCTCTGGGGCGAACATATTCATCACGGCTACTGGGAGGATGGGGAGTCCGAATCGCAGGCTCAGGTGAAACTTATCGAGAGACTCGCTGCGCTGGCCCGGATTCCTGATGGGGCCCGCGTCCTCGATGTCGGCTGCGGCTTTGGGGGAGCCGCCTTGTGGCTCGCCGAAAATTATCACTGTCAGGTCACGGGCATCACGCTCAGCCCGATTCAGGCCTGGTGGGCTCGTCATCGCGCACGACGGAAAAACCTCCATCGCCAGGTGACTATCCACCGGGGCGATGTGCAAAAGCAGACATGGCCCGACGCGTCCTTCGATGTCATCTGGATCATCGAGTGCAGCGAACACCTGGAAGACAAGCGCCGGTTCTTCCAGAGCTGTAGCCGCTGGTTGGCTCCTGGGGGAATTTTGGCCTTGTGCGCTTGGATGAAAGGGGAAAATCTCACGGCTGAGGATGAGCGAAACTTCATCGAGCCGGTTTGTCGAGGGTTCCTCTGCCCCTCACTCGCCACAATGTCGGAGTATGGCGAGTGGCTTGGCGAAGCGGGAATCGAGATCCTCGTCACCGAAAACGCAACCGACCGCATCGTCAAAACCTGGGAGATCTGTCGGCGGCGGACAGAACATCCCCTGGTTCGATGGCTTCTTCCGTGGGCCAGCCCTTCCATCCGTCGGTTCGTTGAATCATTTGCCACGATCCAATCGGCATTTCTCCACGGTACCTTGGTCTACGGAATGATGGCCGGGCAGAAACGCCCCCGGAGGTAG
- a CDS encoding NfeD family protein encodes MNWAPYLWFIAGALFIVAELFTSGFVLVWFGIGSLVAGLMAVLHLGIGAQMMAFLVVSSSLTIASRTIFERFFMRRAPGKNLRTGVEALPGQIGVVVEPSRGALNEAAVKVFGAIWTAYPAAGELPLDVGEQVEVERVEGATLYVRRVSRELPWRQETSNRHLSS; translated from the coding sequence ATGAACTGGGCTCCCTACCTCTGGTTCATCGCCGGGGCGCTTTTCATCGTGGCCGAGCTTTTCACGTCGGGATTTGTTCTCGTCTGGTTCGGCATTGGTTCCCTTGTCGCCGGTCTGATGGCGGTCCTTCATCTGGGGATTGGCGCGCAGATGATGGCCTTTTTGGTCGTTTCCTCGTCACTGACGATTGCCTCGCGGACCATCTTCGAGAGATTCTTCATGCGACGGGCTCCCGGCAAGAACCTTCGGACGGGGGTCGAAGCCCTTCCGGGGCAGATCGGAGTCGTCGTCGAGCCCAGTCGCGGCGCACTGAACGAAGCCGCGGTGAAAGTCTTCGGGGCGATCTGGACGGCTTATCCGGCGGCCGGGGAACTGCCCTTGGATGTCGGAGAGCAGGTGGAGGTGGAGCGGGTCGAGGGAGCCACGCTCTATGTGCGAAGGGTCTCCCGCGAGCTGCCCTGGCGGCAGGAAACATCGAACCGTCACCTCTCATCCTGA
- a CDS encoding SPFH domain-containing protein, with amino-acid sequence MDILPGLDTFVLAIFIFLVFIIALRAIRIVPQATVMVIERLGKFHGLATSGLNVIVPLIDKPRGVYWTRMKPGLTTIDLREQFIDLPLQPVITRDNVTVNVDSIVYFQITDPIKAVYEVADLTGSIIQLTITAMRNVMGEMDLDHTLSSREIINSKLRVILDEATTKWGVKITRIEVKNINPPEDIRVTMEKQMTAERNRRALVLQAEGEKQAAIARAEGEKMAAITKAEGEKEAAILRAEGAAQARLRAAEAEAEAIRRITEALGHLGDPAHYLITLRYVDSLKEMAASPNSKVIFMPVETSSVMASVGALKEILSEKAEKEPLPSSPAPLRSPA; translated from the coding sequence ATGGACATTCTTCCGGGACTTGACACGTTTGTGCTGGCGATCTTCATCTTCCTGGTTTTCATCATTGCTCTTCGAGCGATCCGGATCGTTCCTCAAGCGACGGTGATGGTGATCGAGCGGCTCGGAAAGTTTCATGGTCTGGCGACGAGTGGGTTGAACGTGATCGTCCCCCTCATTGACAAACCGCGAGGGGTTTACTGGACGAGGATGAAGCCGGGCCTGACGACGATTGATCTGCGCGAGCAGTTCATTGATCTCCCTCTCCAGCCGGTGATCACCCGTGATAACGTGACGGTCAATGTTGACTCCATCGTCTATTTTCAGATCACCGATCCAATCAAGGCCGTCTATGAAGTGGCGGATCTCACCGGCAGCATCATCCAGCTCACAATCACGGCGATGCGCAATGTCATGGGAGAGATGGATCTCGACCATACCCTCAGCTCACGGGAGATCATCAATTCGAAGCTGCGCGTGATCCTGGACGAAGCCACGACCAAGTGGGGAGTGAAAATCACGCGCATTGAGGTGAAGAACATCAACCCGCCCGAAGACATCCGTGTTACCATGGAGAAGCAGATGACGGCGGAACGAAACCGGCGGGCGCTTGTGCTTCAGGCGGAGGGAGAGAAACAAGCGGCCATCGCTCGCGCCGAGGGCGAAAAGATGGCAGCCATCACCAAGGCGGAAGGAGAAAAGGAGGCGGCGATCCTGCGTGCTGAAGGCGCGGCCCAGGCCCGATTGCGAGCCGCAGAAGCGGAGGCGGAAGCGATCCGGCGGATCACCGAAGCGCTCGGTCATCTCGGCGATCCGGCCCACTACCTCATCACGCTGCGGTACGTGGACTCGCTGAAAGAAATGGCCGCCAGCCCGAACAGTAAGGTCATCTTCATGCCGGTGGAGACTTCCAGCGTCATGGCCAGCGTCGGCGCCCTCAAGGAAATTCTCAGCGAAAAAGCCGAGAAAGAGCCGCTTCCTTCGTCCCCCGCGCCCCTTCGGTCGCCAGCATGA
- the thiE gene encoding thiamine phosphate synthase, translating into MTKRPTVPWIYLITDRKACKNQDLLALLEQAGEAGVDLIQIREKDLSARALADLVQAVRQRLASSPTRVLVNDRVDVALACGADGVHLTTRSLPTAVVRRLVGRDFLIGVSTHSLEEAERAENEGADFIVLGPVFSTPSKQDFGPPLGLAAFEEIARRITIPVLAIGGITLDRAPEVIARGASGIAAIRLFAQADSVAGVVAALKSSRPSL; encoded by the coding sequence ATGACCAAGCGACCGACAGTCCCCTGGATTTACCTGATCACCGACCGGAAGGCGTGTAAGAATCAGGACCTGCTCGCACTCCTCGAGCAGGCGGGCGAAGCGGGCGTTGATCTCATTCAGATTCGAGAGAAAGACCTGTCAGCCCGCGCCCTCGCTGACCTTGTTCAGGCGGTGCGCCAGCGGTTGGCGTCGTCCCCGACGCGCGTGCTGGTGAATGATCGCGTGGACGTTGCGCTCGCCTGCGGAGCCGATGGCGTGCACCTGACGACGCGATCCCTGCCCACAGCCGTTGTGCGGAGGCTCGTCGGTCGGGATTTTCTCATCGGCGTCTCCACTCACTCGCTGGAAGAGGCAGAGCGAGCCGAGAACGAAGGAGCCGACTTCATCGTCCTCGGACCGGTTTTCTCCACGCCGTCAAAGCAGGATTTCGGTCCCCCGCTTGGACTCGCGGCATTTGAAGAGATTGCCCGCCGAATCACCATTCCCGTCCTGGCCATTGGAGGGATCACGCTCGACAGGGCGCCCGAGGTCATAGCCCGTGGGGCATCCGGAATCGCCGCCATTCGCCTCTTCGCTCAGGCGGACTCGGTCGCCGGAGTCGTCGCCGCACTCAAATCATCCCGGCCCTCACTCTGA
- a CDS encoding cytochrome c peroxidase — translation MKGNERSVGRPGIAMGALCLLVLIPHLLARPLRAEKAPLGIPLEVWAYFIPRDNPVTPEKVELGRQLFFDPRLSADGTISCATCHDPARAFTDGRPRAVGIGGRTGKRHTPSLINAMFHAGQLWDGRAPSLEAQALLPLVHPDEMGNASVDDVVARLRAVPEYVRQFREAFGSTVTSEGIARAIAAYERTLIAGNSAFDRFMAGETDALSEAARRGLALFRGKARCATCHLVNTAFPFFTDQLYHNTGVAVNDPAFLPLVERVRRMLGKPLSPADLKSLEGEPGGSSLGRFLVTGHPLDIGAFKTPSLRNVELTAPYFHDGSAATLEEVIRFYMQGGRDNPYRDWDLHPISLTENEQRDLIEFLKSLTSPELRQPTPTPSEMGRSQR, via the coding sequence ATGAAGGGGAACGAACGAAGCGTCGGTCGTCCGGGGATCGCCATGGGTGCCCTCTGTCTCCTGGTTCTGATCCCTCATTTGCTGGCTCGACCGTTACGTGCTGAGAAGGCTCCCCTGGGTATCCCGTTGGAGGTGTGGGCCTATTTCATCCCGCGGGATAATCCGGTGACGCCGGAGAAAGTGGAGCTGGGTCGGCAGCTCTTCTTCGATCCTCGATTGTCTGCCGACGGAACGATCAGTTGCGCAACGTGCCACGATCCGGCCCGCGCGTTCACCGATGGAAGACCCCGAGCTGTGGGGATCGGCGGGCGGACGGGAAAGCGTCATACGCCCTCGCTCATCAACGCGATGTTTCACGCCGGTCAGTTGTGGGATGGACGGGCTCCTTCGCTCGAAGCGCAGGCGCTGCTTCCGCTCGTTCATCCCGATGAGATGGGGAATGCGTCTGTGGACGATGTCGTCGCTCGACTGCGAGCCGTGCCCGAGTATGTCCGACAATTTCGCGAGGCGTTCGGCTCGACAGTGACGAGCGAGGGAATTGCTCGCGCCATCGCTGCTTATGAGCGAACGCTGATCGCGGGGAATTCGGCATTTGACCGATTCATGGCGGGAGAGACCGACGCTCTGAGCGAGGCGGCCCGTCGTGGATTGGCTCTCTTTCGAGGCAAGGCACGCTGCGCAACCTGTCATCTCGTGAATACAGCCTTTCCTTTTTTCACCGACCAGCTTTATCACAACACCGGAGTGGCAGTGAATGATCCCGCCTTTCTTCCTCTGGTGGAGCGAGTGCGTCGGATGCTGGGGAAACCCCTCTCCCCCGCTGACCTGAAGAGTCTGGAGGGAGAACCCGGCGGATCGTCGCTCGGGCGATTCCTCGTCACCGGTCATCCGCTGGACATCGGGGCGTTCAAAACTCCTTCCTTACGAAACGTCGAACTGACGGCTCCCTACTTTCATGACGGCAGCGCCGCCACTCTCGAGGAGGTGATTCGGTTCTACATGCAAGGTGGGCGGGATAATCCTTACCGTGATTGGGATCTTCATCCGATCAGCCTCACCGAGAACGAACAACGCGACCTCATCGAGTTTTTGAAATCCCTCACCAGCCCGGAACTTCGTCAACCAACGCCCACGCCGAGCGAAATGGGCCGATCTCAAAGATAA
- a CDS encoding DUF1326 domain-containing protein — protein sequence MRRGLRGSIVTLLLFLGGTAVYGQQIRGDYVETRSADVWTGPCYANAEMGLSGDHAILAWHVERGQWEGIPLDGLTVVGVVKASATLGDPTTTPYPAKAVVIVDERARPQQQTALVRFAQAMAGPLLGDILRVETAPITFFVDHEGGHYGKVVLRAGSRAVVETRALSDKDHLCGNEVIYYPPLAPMSHAMPAVATVDRYQGPDLGVVWLRHEKRSAFVGSFAR from the coding sequence ATGCGGCGAGGTCTCAGGGGAAGCATCGTCACCCTTCTCCTCTTTCTGGGCGGAACTGCTGTCTATGGCCAGCAGATTCGCGGCGATTATGTCGAGACGCGCAGCGCCGACGTGTGGACCGGTCCCTGCTATGCCAATGCGGAAATGGGACTCTCGGGCGATCACGCCATTTTAGCCTGGCACGTCGAGCGCGGACAGTGGGAGGGCATTCCGTTGGACGGACTCACCGTTGTGGGCGTCGTCAAAGCGAGCGCCACGCTCGGTGATCCGACGACGACCCCCTATCCCGCCAAGGCCGTCGTCATCGTGGACGAACGCGCGCGTCCGCAGCAACAGACGGCCCTCGTTCGCTTCGCTCAGGCGATGGCCGGCCCCTTGCTCGGCGACATCCTTCGGGTCGAGACGGCACCCATCACCTTCTTCGTTGATCACGAAGGAGGTCACTACGGCAAAGTCGTCCTTCGGGCAGGATCGCGAGCTGTGGTGGAAACGCGCGCGCTCAGCGACAAGGATCATCTCTGCGGAAACGAAGTGATCTACTATCCTCCGCTCGCTCCAATGTCTCACGCGATGCCCGCCGTCGCAACAGTGGATCGCTATCAGGGACCAGATTTGGGCGTCGTCTGGTTACGCCACGAGAAGCGAAGCGCTTTTGTCGGAAGTTTTGCCCGATAA
- a CDS encoding xanthine dehydrogenase family protein subunit M, with the protein MRPFEYAHPTTKEQAVALLASAWGDTEILAGGTDLLALMKDDIVRPKRVVDIKGIKELQGISYSASRGLRIGALVTLQELLDHPEARRYPALVAAAEGVRSPQIRNRGTVGGDLCQRPRCWYFRAGFGLLARDESGRSLVLEGDNRYHAILGTDGPAYFVNPSSLAPALIAYGARVRIFGPRGAREVPLEAFYRAPRSETEREYDLRSNELVTEVLIPPPTNLVSATYEVRQREALDWPLATASVALRMSGQRIESARVVLGHVAPVPWRSAEAERVLVGKTMSDALADEAARAAVAPAKPLSQNAYKIQLARVAVKRALVQAARGGAR; encoded by the coding sequence ATGCGTCCATTCGAGTATGCCCATCCGACAACGAAGGAACAAGCCGTCGCCCTGCTGGCGAGCGCCTGGGGCGATACGGAAATTCTCGCCGGTGGAACCGATCTGCTCGCGCTCATGAAGGATGATATCGTGCGGCCGAAGAGAGTGGTTGACATCAAGGGGATCAAGGAGCTGCAAGGGATCAGTTACAGCGCCAGCCGGGGACTGCGCATCGGCGCACTGGTCACGCTCCAGGAATTGCTTGATCACCCTGAAGCCCGCCGGTATCCCGCCTTGGTAGCGGCAGCCGAGGGCGTACGGAGTCCACAGATCCGAAACAGGGGCACCGTCGGCGGAGACCTCTGTCAACGGCCCCGCTGCTGGTATTTTCGCGCTGGCTTCGGACTTTTGGCGCGCGATGAATCCGGCCGTTCGCTGGTGCTCGAGGGAGATAATCGCTATCACGCCATCCTGGGCACCGACGGCCCTGCCTACTTCGTCAATCCCTCCAGCTTAGCCCCGGCGCTCATCGCCTACGGCGCGCGGGTTCGTATCTTCGGCCCGCGCGGGGCGCGAGAAGTTCCCCTGGAGGCGTTTTATCGTGCGCCGCGATCCGAGACCGAACGCGAATACGATCTTCGATCCAACGAGTTGGTCACCGAGGTCCTCATCCCGCCGCCGACCAATCTGGTGAGTGCCACCTATGAGGTGCGTCAACGGGAGGCTCTCGACTGGCCGCTGGCAACGGCCTCGGTTGCTCTCCGAATGAGCGGTCAGCGCATTGAGTCGGCGCGCGTCGTTCTGGGGCACGTCGCGCCGGTTCCCTGGCGATCGGCTGAGGCCGAGCGTGTTCTCGTGGGCAAGACGATGAGCGATGCGCTGGCCGATGAAGCCGCGCGGGCAGCGGTCGCTCCGGCTAAGCCTCTGAGCCAAAATGCCTACAAGATTCAACTCGCCCGCGTTGCCGTCAAACGGGCCCTCGTGCAGGCGGCCCGAGGAGGTGCACGATGA